A single region of the Drosophila takahashii strain IR98-3 E-12201 chromosome 2R, DtakHiC1v2, whole genome shotgun sequence genome encodes:
- the LOC108066403 gene encoding dnaJ homolog subfamily C member 21: MRCYYEELELQRDANDGDIKSAYRKMALRWHPDKNPDRLAEAKDRFQLIQQAYEVLSDPQERSWYDNHREQILRGKNSEYAENCLDVFPFFTSSCYKGYGDDEQGFYRVYTDVFVQIASEDLEFMDEDDRLGMAPDFGHANSSYEEVVGPFYAFWQAYSTRKTYEWLCPYDVREIKERFILRKVEKEMKKIVQAARKERNEEVRNLVSFVRKRDRRVQAYRRVLEERAEANRLKQEEKRREQLRKRQEELAAVRENKVFNEGYEEQLKQLEQQYGSESDEYTDEEEDDEEGEDSDDPAAEKFEVEYVDDLYCVACNKTFKNAKARANHEESKKHKENVDRLCQEMEEEEEAFNDASHEDTLSGVEEGLEELQIADDQLSGEEALSEEESALTKRNKKNKKSRKSAAKQAQEEASDEPDEPIDLKASKSESEDDDWSKGKKAAKKSKSKKGAASKVRSAEQTAPEPITKEAKAAPKSGDDDPDPTVPQHTCVTCRLVFDSKNKLFAHLKKNNHGVYIPKAKPVVEGKPPGKAKGKRNK; encoded by the exons atgcgTTGCTACTACGAGGAGCTCGAGCTCCAAAGGGACGCCAACGATGGGGACATCAAGAGCGCGTACCGGAAGATGGCCCTGCGCTGGCACCCGGACAAGAACCCCGACCGACTGGCGGAGGCCAAGGACCGCTTCCAGCTGATCCAGCAGGCCTACGAAGTCCTGTCCGATCCGCAGGAGCGCTCCTGGTACGACAACCACCGGGAGCAGATCCTGCGCGGCAAGAACTCCGAGTACGCGGAGAACTGCCTGGATGTGTTCCCGTTCTTCACCAGCTCCTGCTACAAAGGATACGGCGACGACGAGCAGGGCTTCTACCGCGTGTACACCGATGTCTTCGTCCAGATCGCCTCGGAGGATTTGGAGTTTATGGACGAGGACGACCGGCTGGGCATGGCGCCTGACTTCGGGCACGCCAACAGCAGCTACGAGGAGGTGGTGGGTCCGTTCTACGCCTTCTGGCAGGCGTACAGCACAAGGAAAACCTACGAATGGCTGTGTCCGTACGACGTGCGCGAGATCAAGGAGCGCTTCATCCTGCGCAAGGTGGAGAAGGAGATGAAGAAGATCGTCCAGGCAGCCCGCAAGGAGCGCAACGAAGAG GTCCGCAACCTGGTGAGCTTCGTGAGGAAGCGCGATCGCAGAGTCCAGGCCTACAGGCGAGTGCTCGAGGAGCGCGCCGAGGCCAATCGACTGAAGCAGGAGGAGAAGCGCAGGGAGCAGCTGCGAAAGCGGCAGGAGGAACTGGCGGCCGTCAGGGAGAACAAAGTCTTCAACGAGGGATACGAGGAGCAGCTGAAGCAGTTGGAGCAGCAGTACGGCAGTGAGTCGGACGAGTATACGGATGAAGAGGAGGACGATGAGGAGGGCGAGGACTCGGACGATCCGGCAGCCGAGAAATTCGAGGTCGAGTATGTGGACGATCTGTATTGCGTGGCGTGCAACAAGACATTCAAGAACGCCAAGGCGCGTGCGAATCACGAGGAGAGCAAAAAGCACAAGGAAAATGTCGACCGACTGTGCCAGgaaatggaggaggaggaggaggctttCAACGATGCGTCCCACGAAGACACTTTGAGTGGAGTGGAGGAGGGGCTGGAGGAACTCCAAATCGCTGACGATCAGTTATCCGGAGAAGAGGCGCTGAGCGAAGAGGAATCTGCCCTCACCAAGCGcaacaaaaagaacaaaaagtcGAGGAAGTCAGCTGCCAAGCAAGCGCAAGAGGAAGCCAGCGATGAACCAGACGAGCCCATTGACCTCAAGGCCAGCAAGAGCGAATCGGAGGACGACGACTGGAGCAAAGGCAAAAAGGCGGCCAAAAAGAGCAAGAGCAAAAAGGGGGCGGCAAGCAAGGTGAGGTCCGCAGAGCAAACAGCTCCAGAACCAATCACCAAGGAGGCCAAGGCGGCTCCAAAAAGCGGAGATGATGATCCTGACCCGACCGTACCGCAACACACTTGCGTCACCTGCAGGCTCGTCTTTGACTCCAAGAACAAGCTGTTTGCGCACCTCAAGAAGAACAACCATGGCGTCTACATACCCAAGGCCAAGCCAGTGGTCGAGGGCAAACCTCCTGGCAAAGCCAAGGGCAAGCGCAACAAGTAG
- the LOC108066402 gene encoding streptococcal hemagglutinin isoform X2, protein MFGSKLRSWMETHIVRPRKKGSKHKQQAASEAGSSCSGKKAGTLPPQGSNLTSPVLTSSGSHSIASPVRRREVSPIQCHPPSRRYGWQSPDDDSYVITSPKSDNLLYAPHCYQPHQPLQQPSHHLSVPHSKDNSCAEKSPIRVNCSSSSISSLSWSTGSKEPSSGKQAAFREQSSNGEYHIPPEEEVEYEEVGALLLRPPAPIAEQQRPQSENLSAMRLIYEEEPRQSSNHVRYGRLLPSKLAPAQLGESLDNLTATPPVPPAPPAGSRMRTPRGMQRSNFMPGPRPHSLPSPESAYSTGYSTDGTSPCAASNYNPPEYYINMRSGTHYFPKSVNSLAIEAQRYKFGLNRIEEMSPMDPLPKSNFASANHGLESSPSPLALRQQPKLFESPSPRQRCRIRTNPWYSTGEHLPASSAGPARLDVDATSTTSTTSSGIKSSNELEVPAAKTTANKAGKAAAHTATPNCRGTPSKSARVAGVDAVGGGSAGAPGSGVAYESEGSSSSTEVENLHAPHTIKRRHLEQAETTATTSAPVAAGGGATTTSFVLSDDEATLNEMIGKFDESYIYEKETDILSDSDLTDCCASELDTGQDAGDECDTDELLDIDFIDTSSMQEVVLDRPDLSRNLGSCQYYSNQPASPMMKRKASTRSRRKSGQETGESSQQRRRKRFLKTRKKSCENREKLPSSPLREPRGTRSVGGTPVCLRRNLLAARERIYKTSPLSNRSNSLIFGSLNEKSTITIAESEKALLKADLEADMKYKQLIMEAESLLESMKNSLQSIPRDTPVASPRRLNPLANKRVEMLKNSEVDSKKQAPPPNSPPQEHELAAAINKRIEMLKFETSAASSPPNSPKLGRCSPRKTHLTNFMNQNAPPELPPRKMNGNTPTAPLSPQLQLNGRRLQESPKGKRRTMMVTSTTTTTVISFNGSDSEMESIAVEDIGNHNYLPQQQQSNPKVKLDAQTQHKLHAESHINNNFYCPHSEPLKRKVYKGSSSFERIKKNFDLELDANGRSKSNERSQIKLSASVSAKSSMQDVTVDEAKGQAMGGSSRKQQLILNTIVDLKRSLEHQSHQLSGLNGE, encoded by the exons ATGTTTGGATCCAAGCTGCGCTCCTGGATGGAGACGCACATCGTGCGTCCCCGCAAGAAGGGCAGCAAGCACAAGCAGCAGGCGGCCTCGGAAGCGGGCAGTTCCTGCTCCGGCAAGAAGGCGGGCACCCTGCCCCCGCAGGGCAGCAACCTGACCAGTCCGGTCCTCACCAGCAGCGGCAGCCACAGCATCGCCAGTCCCGTGCGAAGGCGCGAGGTTTCGCCCATCCAGTGCCAC CCACCCAGTCGGCGATACGGCTGGCAATCCCCAGACGACGACTCCTACGTCATCACCTCACCCAAGTCGGACAATCTGCTCTACGCCCCGCACTGCTATCAGCCCCACCAGCCGCTGCAGCAGCCCTCGCACCACCTCAGTGTGCCCCACAGCAAGGATAACTCGTGTGCCGAGAAGTCGCCCATCAGGGTCAACTGCTCCTCGTCCTCCATATCGTCGTTGTCCTGGTCAACGGGTTCCAAGGAGCCCTCTTCGGGCAAGCAGGCTGCTTTCAGGGAGCAGTCTTCAAATGGGGAATACCACATTCCACCCGAGGAAGAGGTGGAGTACGAGGAAGTGGGCGCCCTGCTGCTCCGGCCCCCGGCCCCCATTGCGGAGCAACAGCGTCCACAGTCCGAGAACCTGAGCGCCATGCGTCTCATCTACGAGGAGGAGCCCAGGCAGAGCAGCAACCATGTGCGATACGGACGCCTGCTTCCCTCCAAACTGGCGCCGGCCCAGCTTGGCGAGTCCCTGGACAACTTGACGGCCACGCCTCCAGTCccacctgctcctcctgccGGCTCGCGGATGCGAACTCCCCGGGGAATGCAGCGCAGCAACTTTATGCCGGGACCCCGGCCCCACAGCCTGCCCTCGCCGGAGAGCGCCTACTCCACGGGCTACTCCACGGATGGCACCTCGCCGTGCGCCGCCAGCAACTACAACCCGCCGGAGTACTACATCAACATGCGCTCGGGCACCCACTACTTTCCCAAGAGCGTCAATTCGCTGGCCATCGAGGCGCAGCGCTACAAGTTCGGCTTGAACCGCATCGAGGAGATGTCGCCCATGGATCCGCTGCCCAAGAGCAACTTCGCAAGTGCCAATCATGGCCTGGAGTCGTCGCCCAGTCCGCTGGCTCTGCGGCAGCAGCCGAAGCTTTTTGAGT CTCCCTCGCCGAGACAGCGCTGTCGCATAAGAACCAATCCCTGGTACAGCACAGGAGAGCACTTGCCAGCCTCCTCCGCGGGCCCCGCGCGCCTGGATGTGGATGCCACCAGCACCACCTCCACGACCTCGTCGGGCATTAAGTCGAGCAATGAGCTGGAAGTTCCGGCGGCcaaaacaacagcaaacaaAGCAGGAAAGGCAGCCGCCCATACAGCAACACCCAACTGCCGAGGCACTCCCAGCAAGTCGGCCAGAGTGGCGGGTGTGGACGCTGTTGGGGGTGGGTCGGCTGGTGCACCTGGATCTGGGGTCGCGTACGAGTCCGAGGGCTCTTCGTCGTCGACAGAAGTGGAAAATCTGCATGCCCCACACACCATAAAGCGCCGGCACCTGGAGCAGGCGGAGACGACAGCAACAACTTCAGCGCCTGTGGCAGCTGGTGGTGGAGCCACCACTACCTCCTTCGTGCTTAGCGACGACGAGGCCACTCTCAACGAGATGATTGGGAAGTTTGACGAGAGTTACATCTACGAGAAGGAGACCGACATACTGAG CGACTCGGATCTCACTGACTGCTGTGCCTCGGAGCTGGACACTGGACAGGATGCGGGCGACGAGTGTGACACGGACGAGCTTCTCGACATTGACTTTATAGACACTTCTTCCATGCAAGAGGTCGTACTCGATCGACCGGATCTATCGCGCAATCTGGGCAGCTGCCAATACTACTCGAATCAGCCCGCTAGTCCAATGATGAAGCGGAAGGCATCAACCCGCTCCCGTCGCAAGAGCGGCCAGGAGACGGGAGAGAGCTCCCAGCAGCGTCGACGCAAGCGGTTCCTTAAGACGCGCAAGAAGAGCTGCGAAAACCGTGAAAAGCTCCCTTCGTCGCCCCTCCGTGAGCCCCGCGGAACAAGAAGTGTGGGAGGCACGCCCGTCTGCTTGCGCCGTAATCTACTGGCTGCAAGGGAGAG GATCTACAAGACTTCGCCTCTCTCCAACCGCTCCAATTCGCTGATCTTTGGCAGCCTGAATGAGAAAAGCACCATCACCATCGCCGAAAGCGAGAAGGCTCTTCTTAAGGCCGACTTGGAGGCTGATATGAAGTACAAGCAGCTCATCATGGAGGCAGAGTCTTTGCTAGAGTCCATGAAGAACAGCTTACAGAG TATTCCCAGAGACACGCCCGTCGCCAGTCCGAGGCGTTTAAATCCGTTGGCCAACAAGCGCGTGGAGATGCTCAAGAACAGTGAGGTGGACTCCAAGAAACAGGCGCCACCTCCGAACTCTCCTCCGCAGGAGCACGAGTTAGCCGCAGCCATCAATAAGCGCATAGAGATGCTAAAGTTTGAGActtctgctgcttcttcgCCTCCGAATAGTCCCAAACTTGGACGCTGCAGTCCTCGCAAGACGCACCTGACCAACTTTATGAATCAAAATGCTCCGCCAGAGCTGCCGCCGCGCAAGATGAACGGAAACACTCCCACTGCTCCGCTCTCGCCGCAACTGCAGCTAAACGGAAGGCGTCTCCAGGAAAGCCCGAAGGGCAAGAGACGCACTATGATGGTAACATCCACGACCACGACAACGGTGATCAGCTTCAACGGCAGTGACTCTGAGATGGAGAGCATTGCTGTGGAGGATATTGGCAATCACAACTACttgccacagcagcagcagtcgaaCCCGAAAGTCAAGCTGGATGCGCAAACACAACATAAACTGCATGCGGAGTCCCACATTAACAACAACTTTTATTGCCCACATAGCGAGCCCTTGAAGCGAAAGGTCTACAAGGGAAGCTCCTCGTTCGAGCGCATTAAGAAGAACTTTGACTTGGAGTTGG ATGCAAACGGACGGAGCAAGTCGAACGAGCGTTCGCAAATTAAACTGTCGGCCTCCGTGTCGGCCAAGAGCTCTATGCAAGACGTGACCGTTGACGAGGCCAAGGGCCAGGCAATGGGCGGTAGTAGCCGCAAGCAACAGCTCATACTGAACACCATAGTCGACTTGAAGCGCAGTTTGGAGCATCAGAGCCATCAGTTGAGTGGCCTGAATGGGGAATAG
- the LOC108066402 gene encoding platelet binding protein GspB isoform X1, producing the protein MFGSKLRSWMETHIVRPRKKGSKHKQQAASEAGSSCSGKKAGTLPPQGSNLTSPVLTSSGSHSIASPVRRREVSPIQCHPPSRRYGWQSPDDDSYVITSPKSDNLLYAPHCYQPHQPLQQPSHHLSVPHSKDNSCAEKSPIRVNCSSSSISSLSWSTGSKEPSSGKQAAFREQSSNGEYHIPPEEEVEYEEVGALLLRPPAPIAEQQRPQSENLSAMRLIYEEEPRQSSNHVRYGRLLPSKLAPAQLGESLDNLTATPPVPPAPPAGSRMRTPRGMQRSNFMPGPRPHSLPSPESAYSTGYSTDGTSPCAASNYNPPEYYINMRSGTHYFPKSVNSLAIEAQRYKFGLNRIEEMSPMDPLPKSNFASANHGLESSPSPLALRQQPKLFESPSPRQRCRIRTNPWYSTGEHLPASSAGPARLDVDATSTTSTTSSGIKSSNELEVPAAKTTANKAGKAAAHTATPNCRGTPSKSARVAGVDAVGGGSAGAPGSGVAYESEGSSSSTEVENLHAPHTIKRRHLEQAETTATTSAPVAAGGGATTTSFVLSDDEATLNEMIGKFDESYIYEKETDILSSDSDLTDCCASELDTGQDAGDECDTDELLDIDFIDTSSMQEVVLDRPDLSRNLGSCQYYSNQPASPMMKRKASTRSRRKSGQETGESSQQRRRKRFLKTRKKSCENREKLPSSPLREPRGTRSVGGTPVCLRRNLLAARERIYKTSPLSNRSNSLIFGSLNEKSTITIAESEKALLKADLEADMKYKQLIMEAESLLESMKNSLQSIPRDTPVASPRRLNPLANKRVEMLKNSEVDSKKQAPPPNSPPQEHELAAAINKRIEMLKFETSAASSPPNSPKLGRCSPRKTHLTNFMNQNAPPELPPRKMNGNTPTAPLSPQLQLNGRRLQESPKGKRRTMMVTSTTTTTVISFNGSDSEMESIAVEDIGNHNYLPQQQQSNPKVKLDAQTQHKLHAESHINNNFYCPHSEPLKRKVYKGSSSFERIKKNFDLELDANGRSKSNERSQIKLSASVSAKSSMQDVTVDEAKGQAMGGSSRKQQLILNTIVDLKRSLEHQSHQLSGLNGE; encoded by the exons ATGTTTGGATCCAAGCTGCGCTCCTGGATGGAGACGCACATCGTGCGTCCCCGCAAGAAGGGCAGCAAGCACAAGCAGCAGGCGGCCTCGGAAGCGGGCAGTTCCTGCTCCGGCAAGAAGGCGGGCACCCTGCCCCCGCAGGGCAGCAACCTGACCAGTCCGGTCCTCACCAGCAGCGGCAGCCACAGCATCGCCAGTCCCGTGCGAAGGCGCGAGGTTTCGCCCATCCAGTGCCAC CCACCCAGTCGGCGATACGGCTGGCAATCCCCAGACGACGACTCCTACGTCATCACCTCACCCAAGTCGGACAATCTGCTCTACGCCCCGCACTGCTATCAGCCCCACCAGCCGCTGCAGCAGCCCTCGCACCACCTCAGTGTGCCCCACAGCAAGGATAACTCGTGTGCCGAGAAGTCGCCCATCAGGGTCAACTGCTCCTCGTCCTCCATATCGTCGTTGTCCTGGTCAACGGGTTCCAAGGAGCCCTCTTCGGGCAAGCAGGCTGCTTTCAGGGAGCAGTCTTCAAATGGGGAATACCACATTCCACCCGAGGAAGAGGTGGAGTACGAGGAAGTGGGCGCCCTGCTGCTCCGGCCCCCGGCCCCCATTGCGGAGCAACAGCGTCCACAGTCCGAGAACCTGAGCGCCATGCGTCTCATCTACGAGGAGGAGCCCAGGCAGAGCAGCAACCATGTGCGATACGGACGCCTGCTTCCCTCCAAACTGGCGCCGGCCCAGCTTGGCGAGTCCCTGGACAACTTGACGGCCACGCCTCCAGTCccacctgctcctcctgccGGCTCGCGGATGCGAACTCCCCGGGGAATGCAGCGCAGCAACTTTATGCCGGGACCCCGGCCCCACAGCCTGCCCTCGCCGGAGAGCGCCTACTCCACGGGCTACTCCACGGATGGCACCTCGCCGTGCGCCGCCAGCAACTACAACCCGCCGGAGTACTACATCAACATGCGCTCGGGCACCCACTACTTTCCCAAGAGCGTCAATTCGCTGGCCATCGAGGCGCAGCGCTACAAGTTCGGCTTGAACCGCATCGAGGAGATGTCGCCCATGGATCCGCTGCCCAAGAGCAACTTCGCAAGTGCCAATCATGGCCTGGAGTCGTCGCCCAGTCCGCTGGCTCTGCGGCAGCAGCCGAAGCTTTTTGAGT CTCCCTCGCCGAGACAGCGCTGTCGCATAAGAACCAATCCCTGGTACAGCACAGGAGAGCACTTGCCAGCCTCCTCCGCGGGCCCCGCGCGCCTGGATGTGGATGCCACCAGCACCACCTCCACGACCTCGTCGGGCATTAAGTCGAGCAATGAGCTGGAAGTTCCGGCGGCcaaaacaacagcaaacaaAGCAGGAAAGGCAGCCGCCCATACAGCAACACCCAACTGCCGAGGCACTCCCAGCAAGTCGGCCAGAGTGGCGGGTGTGGACGCTGTTGGGGGTGGGTCGGCTGGTGCACCTGGATCTGGGGTCGCGTACGAGTCCGAGGGCTCTTCGTCGTCGACAGAAGTGGAAAATCTGCATGCCCCACACACCATAAAGCGCCGGCACCTGGAGCAGGCGGAGACGACAGCAACAACTTCAGCGCCTGTGGCAGCTGGTGGTGGAGCCACCACTACCTCCTTCGTGCTTAGCGACGACGAGGCCACTCTCAACGAGATGATTGGGAAGTTTGACGAGAGTTACATCTACGAGAAGGAGACCGACATACTGAG CAGCGACTCGGATCTCACTGACTGCTGTGCCTCGGAGCTGGACACTGGACAGGATGCGGGCGACGAGTGTGACACGGACGAGCTTCTCGACATTGACTTTATAGACACTTCTTCCATGCAAGAGGTCGTACTCGATCGACCGGATCTATCGCGCAATCTGGGCAGCTGCCAATACTACTCGAATCAGCCCGCTAGTCCAATGATGAAGCGGAAGGCATCAACCCGCTCCCGTCGCAAGAGCGGCCAGGAGACGGGAGAGAGCTCCCAGCAGCGTCGACGCAAGCGGTTCCTTAAGACGCGCAAGAAGAGCTGCGAAAACCGTGAAAAGCTCCCTTCGTCGCCCCTCCGTGAGCCCCGCGGAACAAGAAGTGTGGGAGGCACGCCCGTCTGCTTGCGCCGTAATCTACTGGCTGCAAGGGAGAG GATCTACAAGACTTCGCCTCTCTCCAACCGCTCCAATTCGCTGATCTTTGGCAGCCTGAATGAGAAAAGCACCATCACCATCGCCGAAAGCGAGAAGGCTCTTCTTAAGGCCGACTTGGAGGCTGATATGAAGTACAAGCAGCTCATCATGGAGGCAGAGTCTTTGCTAGAGTCCATGAAGAACAGCTTACAGAG TATTCCCAGAGACACGCCCGTCGCCAGTCCGAGGCGTTTAAATCCGTTGGCCAACAAGCGCGTGGAGATGCTCAAGAACAGTGAGGTGGACTCCAAGAAACAGGCGCCACCTCCGAACTCTCCTCCGCAGGAGCACGAGTTAGCCGCAGCCATCAATAAGCGCATAGAGATGCTAAAGTTTGAGActtctgctgcttcttcgCCTCCGAATAGTCCCAAACTTGGACGCTGCAGTCCTCGCAAGACGCACCTGACCAACTTTATGAATCAAAATGCTCCGCCAGAGCTGCCGCCGCGCAAGATGAACGGAAACACTCCCACTGCTCCGCTCTCGCCGCAACTGCAGCTAAACGGAAGGCGTCTCCAGGAAAGCCCGAAGGGCAAGAGACGCACTATGATGGTAACATCCACGACCACGACAACGGTGATCAGCTTCAACGGCAGTGACTCTGAGATGGAGAGCATTGCTGTGGAGGATATTGGCAATCACAACTACttgccacagcagcagcagtcgaaCCCGAAAGTCAAGCTGGATGCGCAAACACAACATAAACTGCATGCGGAGTCCCACATTAACAACAACTTTTATTGCCCACATAGCGAGCCCTTGAAGCGAAAGGTCTACAAGGGAAGCTCCTCGTTCGAGCGCATTAAGAAGAACTTTGACTTGGAGTTGG ATGCAAACGGACGGAGCAAGTCGAACGAGCGTTCGCAAATTAAACTGTCGGCCTCCGTGTCGGCCAAGAGCTCTATGCAAGACGTGACCGTTGACGAGGCCAAGGGCCAGGCAATGGGCGGTAGTAGCCGCAAGCAACAGCTCATACTGAACACCATAGTCGACTTGAAGCGCAGTTTGGAGCATCAGAGCCATCAGTTGAGTGGCCTGAATGGGGAATAG
- the LOC108066428 gene encoding uncharacterized protein produces MSGYTDLTKLETSRNCLRRIARHDEQQFSKDSIVNVMEKFVKTVNIMDDTILVPCRLMDRQIGDSTDIIPATGKDSTANQLTQSSSAHGKRGAAHSKNVQDFLSASELFNLYNMLNSLKKDLLWTANQEDDQEQHPQQQQLNASPNSSANCSSSESKTESSSSGSPSTTVKGHVRRTSTASMMSTNSVSNMSDSDSDISQENDSGLESDGNKSDNAQSSDGSDIVDVAKSKQGSGDKATELAQRCRRHLNGLYQCLEQMTEAANYLTARYQSDIGPV; encoded by the exons GAACTGCCTGCGCCGCATCGCCCGTCACGATGAGCAGCAGTTCTCCAAAGACAGCATCGTCAATGTGATGGAGAAGTTTGTGAAGACTGTCAACATAATGGACGACACCATACTGGTGCCATGCAGGCTCATGGATCGACAG ATCGGCGACAGCACTGACATCATCCCAGCCACCGGCAAGGACTCCACCGCCAACCAGCTGACACAGAGCTCCAGCGCCCACGGCAAGCGGGGGGCGGCGCACTCGAAGAATGTGCAGGACTTCCTCAGCGCCTCCGAGCTGTTCAATCTGTACAACATGTTGAACTCGCTCAAAAAGGATCTGCTCTGGACCGCCAACCAGGAGGACGACCAGGAGCAGCAcccccagcagcaacagctcaACGCCAGTCCCAATTCCTCAGCGAATTGCAGTTCCAGCGAGAGCAAGACTGAgtccagcagcagcggcagcccGAGCACAACCGTCAAGGGCCATGTGCGCCGCACCTCCACCGCCTCGATGATGTCCACCAACTCGGTGAGCAACATGAGCGACTCGGACTCGGACATCTCGCAGGAGAACGACTCGGGACTGGAGTCCGACGGCAACAAGAGCGACAACGCGCAGAGCAGCGACGGTAGCGACATCGTGGATGTGGCCAAGTCGAAGCAGGGCTCCGGGGACAAGGCCACGGAGCTGGCGCAGCGCTGCCGGAGGCATCTGAACGGTCTGTACCAGTGCCTGGAGCAAATGACAGAGGCGGCCAACTACCTGACCGCCAGATACCAAAGTGATATTGGGCCCGTCTAG